The following are from one region of the bacterium genome:
- the hflK gene encoding FtsH protease activity modulator HflK, which translates to MNDQNDYEEPRGPQIPEIKLPRLDGSKFGLIIAGVLVLITALTSFYTIEPEETGLVLRFGKVVAQGIEPGLHAKIPFGIDRVMKVPVQRQLKEEFGFRTVRAGVKSQYATKPYADESNMLTGDLNAAVVEWVIQYRIVDPYKYLFRVRNVDKTFRDMSEAVMRRIVGDRTVNEVLTIGRAEVALQVQTGLQELCDQYETGISVDQVVLQDVNPPDPVKPSFNAVNEAQQEKEKLINQAQSEYNREIPKAEGEAQQTINEAEGYALDRVNRAEGDAALFNALYEAYRDAPEVTRKRMYLETMTQVLPQVQSKVIVDEDLKGLLPLLNLNQPAAAAAKGGN; encoded by the coding sequence ATGAACGACCAGAACGACTACGAAGAGCCGCGGGGCCCGCAGATCCCCGAGATCAAGCTGCCCCGGCTCGACGGCAGCAAGTTCGGCCTGATCATCGCCGGCGTGCTCGTCCTGATCACCGCCCTGACCAGCTTCTACACCATCGAACCGGAGGAGACGGGCCTGGTCCTGCGCTTCGGCAAGGTGGTCGCCCAGGGAATCGAGCCCGGGCTCCACGCGAAGATCCCCTTCGGGATCGACCGGGTCATGAAGGTGCCCGTGCAGCGCCAGTTGAAGGAGGAGTTCGGTTTCCGCACCGTGCGGGCCGGCGTGAAGAGCCAGTACGCGACGAAGCCCTACGCCGACGAGTCGAACATGCTCACCGGCGACCTGAACGCCGCCGTCGTGGAGTGGGTCATCCAGTACCGCATCGTCGACCCCTACAAGTACCTCTTCCGCGTGCGCAACGTGGACAAGACCTTCCGCGACATGAGCGAGGCTGTCATGCGCCGCATCGTCGGCGACCGCACGGTCAACGAGGTGCTCACCATCGGCCGCGCCGAGGTCGCGCTGCAGGTCCAGACCGGCCTGCAGGAGCTGTGCGACCAGTACGAGACCGGCATCAGCGTCGACCAGGTCGTGCTGCAGGACGTGAACCCGCCCGACCCGGTGAAGCCCTCCTTCAACGCCGTCAACGAGGCGCAGCAGGAGAAGGAGAAGCTCATCAACCAGGCCCAGTCCGAGTACAACCGCGAGATCCCCAAGGCCGAGGGCGAGGCCCAGCAGACGATCAACGAGGCCGAGGGCTACGCGCTCGACCGGGTGAACCGCGCCGAGGGCGACGCCGCCCTGTTCAACGCCCTCTACGAGGCGTACCGCGACGCCCCCGAGGTCACGCGCAAGCGCATGTACCTCGAGACCATGACCCAGGTGCTGCCCCAGGTGCAGAGCAAGGTCATCGTCGACGAGGATCTCAAGGGCCTGCTGCCCCTGCTGAACCTGAACCAGCCGGCGGCCGCGGCGGCCAAGGGAGGCAACTAG
- a CDS encoding nuclear transport factor 2 family protein: MRTVIPALILAAFLLAPPVPAPAQPQDAPDAAEAIVTVLRDAEAAWNAGDIPGYMASYWNSPELRFASGGTVTSGWQPTLERYLARYPDRATMGRLVFADLDVRLLGPDHALAFGSWRLMRAHDEPHGLFSLVLRRFPEGWRIVHDHTSSARD, translated from the coding sequence ATGCGCACCGTCATCCCGGCCCTGATCCTTGCCGCATTCCTGCTGGCCCCGCCCGTCCCGGCTCCGGCCCAGCCACAGGACGCGCCCGACGCCGCCGAAGCGATCGTCACCGTCCTGCGCGACGCCGAGGCCGCCTGGAACGCCGGCGACATTCCCGGCTACATGGCCTCGTACTGGAACTCGCCCGAGCTGCGCTTCGCCAGCGGGGGCACCGTGACCTCCGGCTGGCAGCCGACCCTCGAACGCTACCTCGCCCGTTATCCGGATCGCGCGACCATGGGCCGCCTCGTCTTCGCCGACCTGGACGTGCGCCTGCTCGGTCCGGACCACGCGCTGGCCTTCGGATCGTGGCGCCTGATGCGGGCCCACGACGAACCGCACGGCCTGTTCAGCCTCGTGCTGCGGCGGTTCCCGGAGGGGTGGCGCATCGTGCACGACCACACGTCCAGCGCACGCGACTGA